In Borrelia anserina Es, the DNA window AGTTACGAGATCTAATAAATAAGCAAAAAATTATTTGAGGATTATTGAATTTAATCAAATTGTTAACTAAGGAACTTAAATGGAGAATATATTAGAAAATTTAAAAAAGAAAAAAATAGAAATAATACCTAAAGAAAAAAAGTCAATCTTTGTAAAGATTGAAAATATTAAAGGCAGAACAATATATCACACTAAAATTATGAGTGATTTATATGCATTTGGTGGTAACAAAAATCATAGAAACAGGTTTTTTATTTCATTTAGAGGTCTTTTTAATAGAGAGAAAATAGAATTTTTTTATTTATTTGCCATAAAGGAAAGCGATAAGTTTTTAGGCATTTATTATGGATACAGAAATCCG includes these proteins:
- a CDS encoding DUF226 domain-containing protein, whose protein sequence is MENILENLKKKKIEIIPKEKKSIFVKIENIKGRTIYHTKIMSDLYAFGGNKNHRNRFFISFRGLFNREKIEFFYLFAIKESDKFLGIYYGYRNPIKNVLTRYRDNGITKAYIFSKAYYIEFRFKKGSVFCYLRGISYLLRKDKIETKYCRTLLEIIQKLEMEVYEFYNEKLSYGGFITKWIEKNQK